A portion of the Sus scrofa isolate TJ Tabasco breed Duroc chromosome 5, Sscrofa11.1, whole genome shotgun sequence genome contains these proteins:
- the LOC110260598 gene encoding uncharacterized protein LOC110260598, whose product MKADTVLWAASHGQTTSWSVEGVEGVEGVEGVEGVEGVEGVEGVEGVEGVDGVDGVDGVDGVDGVDGVGDVWRAVVLYSLNQLGSDWGALTPSPGKQRWHISYLGCYAALGGPILSTHRFLIRCKFWLRWDEQNKTDSQNLSSQFQVVSKIFMEYQTLVGSEDTEVALSLEKQAFPNMSPSALSDMISTRLGAVRGERGAPQDALKRTGA is encoded by the exons ATGAAAGCTGACACAGTCCTCTGGGCTGCCTCCCATGGCCAAAC GACCAGCTGGAGCGTGGAGGGCGTGGAGGGCGTGGAGGGCGTGGAGGGCGTGGAGGGCGTGGAGGGCGTGGAGGGCGTGGAGGGCGTGGAGGGCGTGGAGGGCGTGGACGGCGTGGACGGCGTGGACGGCGTGGACGGCGTGGACGGCGTGGACGGCGTGGGAGATGTTTGGAGGGCGGTGGTTCTTTACAGTCTTAACCAGCTCGGCTCAGACTGGGGGGCGCTGACTCCAAGTCCTGGAAAACAACGCTGGCACATATCTTATTTAGGCTGCTACGCGGCGCTTGGAGGACCT attctttccacacATAGGTTCTTGATAAGATGTAAATTCTGGCTAAGGTGGGacgaacagaacaaaacagactcTCAGAATCTCAGCTCACAATTTCAAGTAGTATCAAAG atatttatggaATACCAGACACTTGTAGGCTCTGAGGACACTGAAGTGG CCCTATCTCTGGAGAAGCAGGCCTTTCCCAATATGAGTCCAAGTGCTTTAAGTGACATGATTTCCACTAGACTTGGGGCTGTGAGGGGTGAGCGTGGAGCCCCACAGGACGCTTTGAAGAGAACCGGTGCCTGA